A genome region from Anaerolineales bacterium includes the following:
- a CDS encoding PQQ-binding-like beta-propeller repeat protein has protein sequence MLGDHSFIKIIRKGIRPRLAAAALPLLLAACAGGAPNQSWAGLAVRGDLAYLAHNYHISAVNLSSGEMVWKYPEEVDAKTLFYGDPLIDSQGYLVAGAYNGAVVKLNAETGTPVWKAEGDGEKIIAPIAEGPDGEYYVSSESGDLRVLGGSDGALIKRIPLDKMTSWGPMAVNGERIYIATIEHKVMAVNFESGAAEWTVDLGAAIAGGVNLVDGKLVVGTFTDRIYALDPQTGATLWEAAAEGWVWQAPISDGETVFAADLGGALRALALADGSPLWSVQVGAPVQAGPAAQEGQVFAGTSKGTVRAYSIEAGAPVWEQTVEGAVHGSLRLSGGKLLVVVSGAKYQLAALNPESGVIVWTYAEPT, from the coding sequence ATGCTTGGCGATCATTCCTTTATTAAGATAATCCGCAAGGGGATCCGCCCGCGGCTCGCGGCGGCGGCGCTTCCGCTGCTGCTGGCCGCCTGCGCCGGCGGCGCGCCCAACCAATCCTGGGCCGGATTGGCCGTCAGGGGCGACCTGGCCTACCTGGCGCACAACTATCACATCTCCGCCGTCAATCTCTCCTCGGGCGAGATGGTCTGGAAGTATCCGGAGGAGGTGGACGCAAAAACGCTCTTCTACGGCGATCCGCTGATCGATTCCCAGGGCTACCTGGTGGCCGGAGCCTACAACGGCGCGGTGGTCAAGTTGAATGCGGAAACCGGAACGCCGGTGTGGAAAGCCGAAGGCGACGGCGAAAAGATCATCGCCCCGATCGCCGAGGGGCCCGACGGCGAGTATTACGTCTCGAGCGAGAGCGGGGACCTGCGGGTGCTCGGCGGTTCCGACGGGGCGCTGATCAAACGCATCCCGCTGGACAAGATGACCTCCTGGGGGCCGATGGCCGTCAACGGCGAGCGAATCTACATCGCCACGATCGAGCACAAAGTGATGGCGGTGAATTTCGAGAGCGGGGCGGCGGAGTGGACGGTCGACCTGGGGGCGGCGATCGCCGGCGGGGTGAACCTGGTCGATGGAAAACTGGTCGTCGGCACCTTCACCGACAGGATCTACGCTTTGGATCCGCAAACCGGCGCGACTCTGTGGGAGGCCGCGGCCGAGGGCTGGGTCTGGCAGGCGCCGATTTCGGACGGCGAAACCGTCTTCGCGGCGGACCTGGGCGGAGCCCTGCGCGCGCTCGCACTCGCCGACGGAAGCCCGCTGTGGAGCGTCCAGGTTGGGGCGCCCGTCCAAGCCGGACCGGCGGCCCAAGAGGGGCAGGTGTTCGCCGGGACCTCGAAGGGGACCGTCCGCGCCTATTCGATCGAGGCGGGGGCGCCGGTTTGGGAGCAGACCGTCGAAGGCGCGGTCCACGGCAGCCTGCGTCTCTCGGGCGGCAAACTGCTCGTGGTGGTGAGCGGGGCGAAATACCAGCTGGCCGCGCTCAACCCCGAGAGCGGCGTCATCGTCTGGACTTACGCGGAACCGACTTAA
- the yidD gene encoding membrane protein insertion efficiency factor YidD, protein MTDANPAPDSDPPLRSLPLKWNTLPRWPLLAAIRLYQLTLSRLIAPDTCRFYPSCSHYAYQAVFKYGVWRGGWMGCKRLLRCTPFSEGGYDPVP, encoded by the coding sequence ATGACGGACGCGAACCCCGCGCCGGATAGCGATCCTCCGCTGCGGTCGCTTCCATTAAAATGGAACACCCTGCCGCGTTGGCCGCTGCTGGCGGCCATCCGGCTATACCAGCTGACGCTTTCGCGGTTGATCGCCCCGGATACCTGCCGTTTCTACCCGTCCTGCTCGCATTACGCCTACCAGGCGGTGTTCAAGTACGGCGTTTGGAGGGGCGGCTGGATGGGCTGCAAGCGCCTGTTGCGCTGTACGCCGTTCTCCGAAGGCGGATACGATCCGGTGCCGTAA